A part of Kitasatospora kifunensis genomic DNA contains:
- a CDS encoding SpoIIE family protein phosphatase: MVEHTDRFRTVPTQSQTAENPLRKKSRSVAGQVFVLQVAVVLLLVLGAILALVLESRHASETEARNRSVAVAETFAHSPGIIAALESPNPTAILQPLTEAARGPAGVDFIVVMNTHGIRYTHPLPDRIGKPFVGTIGPSLAGHVYTESVYGPLGHEVQAIVPVKASDGSVVGLVSAGLKVKNVTTAGDRQLPVILGAGAVALAVATTGSALIARRLKRQTRGLGPAEMTQMYEHHDAVLHAVREGVVIVGQDGRLLLANDEARELLGLPADAEGLHVSELRNLDPDTVELFLSGREATDEMHRCGGRLLAVSQRRTDRHRGAMGTVATIRDSTELLALTGKAEVAGNRLALLYEAGVGIGTTLDVVRTAEELARAAVPGLADFVTVDLADPVMQGDEPTGTGRELRRVTVHGIREDHPFYPPGKLTAFVPSTPQARGLDSGRSQVVPDLSVARGWQVQDPEWTRRVVEYGVHSLITTPLTARGIVLGIANFWRSQKPEPFDEEDRSLAEELVARAAVSIDNARRYTREHAMAVTLQRSLLPRALPDQSALDVAHRYLPAQSGVSGDWFDVIPLPSSRVALVVGDVVGHGLHAAATMGRLRTAVHNFSALDLPPDELLGHLDELVDRIDQEEADSGIGTGVTGATCLYAIYDPVSQLCTIARAGHPAPALLRPDGSVDFPELPIGPPLGVGGLPFETAQIHLAEGTQIVLYTDGLIEERTRDFDVGMELLRQALVSRQDRQPEENCRAVLDALLPARPQDDVALLIARTQVLGAEHVAEREVPFDPAAVAEIRAWTAAKLDEWDLSDLEFGTELILSELVTNAIRYASPPVHLRLLRDRGLICEVSDGSSTSPHLRYAASMDEGGRGLFLVAQLTKRWGTRYSPQGKIIWAEQPLPALATDPATDPATDPATDPDGSGSGSGKGPSGPLPVASHRSEDTAPAPASAAVPWIGGG, from the coding sequence ATGGTCGAACACACCGACCGATTCCGGACCGTACCCACGCAGTCGCAGACCGCTGAGAACCCTCTCAGGAAGAAGTCTCGGAGCGTTGCCGGACAGGTATTCGTGCTGCAGGTCGCGGTCGTGCTGCTGCTCGTCCTCGGGGCGATCCTGGCGCTGGTCCTCGAATCGCGCCACGCCAGCGAGACGGAGGCCCGAAACCGGTCGGTGGCGGTCGCGGAGACGTTCGCGCATTCCCCCGGCATCATCGCGGCACTGGAGTCGCCCAATCCGACGGCGATACTCCAGCCGCTGACGGAGGCGGCGCGCGGACCGGCCGGCGTCGACTTCATCGTGGTCATGAACACCCACGGAATCCGCTACACGCACCCCCTGCCGGACCGGATCGGCAAGCCGTTCGTCGGAACGATCGGCCCCTCCCTGGCCGGCCACGTCTACACGGAGAGCGTGTACGGGCCGCTCGGTCACGAGGTCCAGGCAATCGTTCCCGTCAAGGCGTCCGATGGGTCGGTCGTGGGCCTGGTGTCGGCCGGGCTCAAGGTGAAGAACGTCACGACGGCCGGTGACCGGCAACTGCCCGTCATCCTCGGCGCCGGCGCCGTCGCACTGGCGGTGGCCACGACCGGGAGCGCGCTGATCGCCAGACGGCTGAAGCGGCAGACGCGCGGCCTGGGTCCGGCCGAGATGACACAGATGTACGAACATCATGACGCCGTCCTGCACGCGGTGCGGGAGGGCGTGGTCATCGTCGGGCAGGACGGACGGCTGCTCCTGGCGAACGACGAGGCGAGGGAGCTGCTGGGACTGCCCGCCGATGCGGAGGGCCTGCATGTGAGTGAACTGCGGAACCTCGACCCCGACACCGTGGAACTGTTCCTGTCGGGTCGGGAGGCGACGGACGAGATGCACCGTTGCGGTGGCCGACTGCTCGCGGTGAGCCAGCGGCGCACGGACCGCCACCGGGGCGCGATGGGAACGGTCGCAACGATCCGCGACTCGACCGAGCTCCTCGCGCTGACCGGCAAGGCCGAGGTGGCCGGTAACCGCCTCGCCCTGCTCTACGAGGCCGGCGTCGGCATCGGCACGACACTCGATGTCGTGCGCACGGCCGAGGAGCTGGCGCGGGCCGCTGTTCCAGGCCTCGCGGACTTCGTCACCGTCGACCTCGCCGACCCCGTCATGCAGGGCGACGAGCCCACCGGCACCGGCAGGGAGCTGCGCCGCGTCACGGTCCACGGGATCCGCGAGGACCATCCCTTCTACCCGCCCGGCAAGCTGACCGCCTTCGTTCCTTCCACTCCCCAGGCCCGGGGTCTCGACAGCGGCCGATCGCAGGTGGTGCCCGACCTGTCGGTGGCCCGCGGCTGGCAGGTTCAGGACCCGGAGTGGACCAGGCGGGTCGTCGAGTACGGTGTCCACTCGCTCATCACCACTCCCTTGACGGCGCGCGGCATCGTCCTTGGCATCGCCAACTTCTGGCGGTCCCAGAAACCCGAGCCCTTCGACGAGGAGGACCGGTCGCTGGCCGAGGAACTGGTCGCGCGGGCAGCGGTCAGCATCGACAACGCCCGCCGCTACACCCGTGAGCACGCCATGGCCGTGACGCTGCAGCGCAGCCTGCTGCCGCGCGCCCTTCCGGACCAGAGCGCCCTCGACGTCGCGCACCGCTACCTGCCCGCACAGTCCGGAGTCAGCGGCGACTGGTTCGACGTGATACCCCTGCCCAGCAGCCGGGTCGCCCTGGTCGTGGGCGACGTCGTCGGCCACGGGCTGCACGCCGCAGCCACCATGGGTCGGCTGCGCACCGCCGTGCACAACTTCTCCGCCCTCGACCTCCCGCCGGACGAGTTGCTCGGCCACCTCGACGAACTGGTGGACCGCATCGACCAGGAGGAGGCCGACAGCGGCATCGGAACCGGCGTGACGGGCGCAACCTGCCTGTACGCGATCTACGACCCGGTCTCCCAGCTCTGCACCATCGCGCGGGCCGGACACCCGGCACCCGCACTGCTGCGGCCCGACGGCAGCGTCGACTTCCCTGAGCTGCCGATCGGCCCGCCGCTGGGTGTCGGCGGGCTGCCGTTCGAGACGGCGCAGATCCACCTGGCCGAAGGCACCCAGATCGTCCTCTACACCGACGGGCTGATCGAGGAGCGCACCCGGGACTTCGACGTCGGCATGGAGCTGCTGCGCCAGGCGCTCGTCTCCCGCCAGGACCGGCAGCCCGAGGAGAACTGCCGGGCCGTGCTCGACGCCCTGCTGCCGGCCCGTCCGCAGGACGACGTGGCGCTGCTGATAGCAAGGACGCAGGTGCTCGGCGCGGAGCACGTCGCCGAGCGGGAGGTGCCGTTCGATCCGGCCGCCGTCGCCGAAATACGGGCGTGGACCGCCGCGAAGCTCGACGAGTGGGACCTGAGCGACCTGGAGTTCGGCACCGAGCTGATACTCAGTGAACTGGTCACCAACGCGATCCGCTACGCCTCGCCGCCGGTGCACTTGCGGCTGCTGCGTGATCGCGGCCTGATCTGCGAGGTGTCCGACGGCAGCAGCACCTCGCCGCACCTGAGGTACGCGGCGTCGATGGACGAGGGCGGCCGCGGGCTGTTCCTGGTGGCCCAGCTCACCAAGCGCTGGGGCACCCGGTACTCCCCTCAGGGCAAGATCATCTGGGCGGAGCAGCCGCTTCCCGCCCTGGCCACCGACCCGGCCACCGACCCGGCCACCGACCCGGCCACCGACCCGGACGGGAGCGGGAGCGGGAGCGGGAAGGGACCCTCGGGGCCACTTCCGGTGGCGTCGCACCGATCTGAGGACACCGCCCCCGCACCTGCTTCGGCCGCCGTTCCGTGGATCGGGGGAGGGTGA
- a CDS encoding PP2C family protein-serine/threonine phosphatase: MRLPGRSGADRHSATTPGGTPPRVPAPPAWIRWLPAIYVAAILALEPITPEQWPVSFLLIALPVVAAYAHGPASVAAITVFAVVFEGVLAGTPCCAGRSVGYLWERHYVATYVSTALVGALGAVLAAHRTRRERTLATVRSVAETAQRVLLRPVPHLLGRVSIETLYLSAAAEARIGGDLYEAVSTVHGVRLLIGDVRGKGLLAVETAAATLAAFREAAYDEPDLPGVARRLERSVSRRADQLPSSEERFITTVLAEIPGDEPVVRIVNCGHPPPLLICQGRVSELYPSDPSPPLNLGVLLGGEYHIDVRPFSAGSQLLLYTDGVTETRDRKGEFYPLTERVRDWTALPPRELLNRLHQDLLAYSDAGLDDDIAVLIAYRLPDEEHGETAEPGQDE; encoded by the coding sequence GTGAGGCTGCCAGGCCGCAGCGGGGCCGACCGGCACAGTGCGACGACGCCGGGCGGCACCCCGCCGCGGGTGCCCGCCCCGCCGGCCTGGATACGCTGGCTGCCGGCCATCTATGTCGCGGCCATCCTGGCGCTGGAGCCGATCACGCCCGAGCAGTGGCCGGTGAGCTTTCTGCTCATCGCCCTGCCCGTCGTCGCCGCCTACGCCCACGGTCCCGCCAGCGTCGCCGCCATCACGGTCTTCGCCGTGGTCTTCGAAGGCGTCCTGGCCGGTACTCCGTGCTGTGCGGGCCGCTCAGTGGGCTATCTGTGGGAGCGCCACTACGTGGCCACCTATGTCTCCACGGCGTTGGTCGGGGCCCTGGGCGCCGTCCTGGCCGCCCACCGGACGCGCCGGGAACGCACCCTGGCCACCGTACGCTCGGTGGCCGAGACGGCGCAGCGCGTGCTGCTGCGCCCAGTACCCCACCTGCTGGGCCGGGTCAGCATCGAGACCCTGTACCTGTCGGCGGCCGCGGAGGCCCGGATCGGCGGCGACCTGTACGAGGCGGTGAGCACGGTGCACGGCGTGCGCCTGCTGATCGGCGATGTCCGGGGCAAGGGCCTGCTCGCGGTGGAGACGGCCGCGGCGACGCTGGCCGCCTTCCGCGAGGCCGCCTACGACGAGCCCGACCTGCCCGGCGTCGCCCGCAGACTGGAGCGGAGTGTGAGCCGGCGGGCCGACCAACTCCCCAGCAGCGAGGAACGCTTCATCACCACGGTGCTCGCCGAGATTCCCGGCGACGAGCCCGTGGTCCGCATCGTCAACTGCGGTCACCCTCCGCCACTGCTCATCTGCCAGGGCCGGGTCAGCGAGCTCTACCCGTCCGATCCGTCACCGCCGCTCAACCTCGGCGTGCTGCTGGGCGGCGAGTACCACATCGACGTGCGGCCCTTCAGCGCGGGCTCCCAACTGCTGCTGTACACCGACGGCGTGACCGAGACCCGCGACCGCAAGGGAGAGTTCTACCCGCTCACCGAGCGCGTCCGCGACTGGACCGCCCTGCCGCCCCGGGAACTGCTGAACCGCCTGCACCAGGACCTGCTCGCCTACAGCGATGCCGGCCTCGACGACGACATCGCCGTCCTGATCGCGTACCGGCTCCCCGACGAGGAGCACGGTGAGACGGCCGAGCCGGGCCAGGATGAGTAG
- a CDS encoding S8 family serine peptidase, which yields MRRVKPKTGVCVSVLAATALAFGSMPAAVASAGAAAAPAGPGQPVIVVLTDQHQNLPETRAMGAVRDSAVAASQTPVIKALHAAGAKNVHSMNLLNAVAATVSPQEEAALRSDSSVAEIVPDAAVKVIGQPAPPVSPAAADGASGRSRSPVSLPPGTCAPAGGVQLDPEALGAVHADSDNPREQSARSLGATGKGVIVGDIAGSIDVNTPELIRADGSRVIADYKDFTGEGGSVESEDLESFLDDGMIAAQGRQVYDLADYTTHALAQPCRIRLEGVAPQVTLDAYKVYATNDYTTTSAFLEAIDYAVGVDHVNVLNEEAGSFPMPDTSADLIKQANANAMAAGVTITVPSYDAGPENTIWSPASQPGVISVGASTTFRSYAQADSAGYDSIGAKGWVSDNISSLSSSGATEQGRSIDVVAPGDLDWAICTANTSIAPDCLNARGKASGVYQSGGTSEAGPLVAGVAALVIQAYRDTHGGAAPTPQLVEQIVTSTADDLGVVASEQGSGLVDAYRAVEAARSVRTSDGASQPVGDTLLTSTDQLDATGDPGTTAPFSLQLTNTGRDAQTVSLAGRTLGANRLIDSRTVTLRDGGPAYQDASALTHNVARFTFTVPPGADRLDANIAYPGTSSQQSADLTLLDPRGQLSGYSLPQGDGSHGHIDLRAPAPGNWTAVITDNLGKPASGPAGYTGPVSFAATVASFHTFGTVTPSRVTLAPGASTTVRVTAPLPAQAGDESASLAIDSPQAGPGAGLSSVPMTLRSVIPVRNGVGRFTGNVVGGNGRGSVPAQTLFYQVNVPAGQPALDVRLALGDHATDPFTAYLVAPDGQNPARAGNQVLVGPPSANQTVVSTSAARLHVLAPAAGSWTLIVTFSNPVTGNALSTPLDGTVDFAPVVASTTGVPTGGVLAAGTSHLVGVTVHNDSTAVESYFLDARLDQQATVPLSSFTPSTNLTLPLSASAPEPQWIVPTGTSQLVATANSTAPVMFDFSPVNGEPDLASTADGNNAYVSYAMPELTQGDWDIVPQPVGSFGAGAAPSSVANLGLTAITQAFDPSASSPSGDLWELGLHPNASFSPVVVQPGQSTTLYLNITPSGPAGSTVSGDIYLDDASSLSQNGYTPTGDQLLALPYHYTVG from the coding sequence ATGAGGCGCGTGAAACCGAAGACCGGGGTGTGTGTCAGCGTGCTGGCAGCCACCGCGCTGGCTTTCGGGTCGATGCCGGCCGCGGTCGCGTCGGCGGGAGCGGCCGCGGCACCCGCCGGACCGGGCCAGCCGGTGATCGTGGTGCTCACGGATCAGCATCAGAACCTGCCGGAGACGCGCGCCATGGGGGCCGTCCGTGACTCGGCGGTGGCCGCGTCACAGACCCCTGTGATCAAGGCGTTACACGCGGCCGGCGCCAAGAACGTCCACTCGATGAACCTGCTGAACGCCGTGGCCGCCACGGTCTCGCCGCAGGAGGAGGCCGCGCTGCGGTCCGACTCGAGCGTCGCCGAGATCGTGCCCGACGCCGCTGTCAAAGTGATCGGCCAGCCCGCACCGCCGGTGTCGCCGGCCGCGGCTGACGGCGCCTCGGGCAGGTCCCGGTCGCCGGTCAGCCTGCCGCCCGGCACCTGCGCACCGGCGGGCGGCGTGCAGCTCGACCCCGAGGCGCTCGGGGCGGTGCACGCGGACTCCGACAACCCGCGTGAGCAGAGCGCGCGTTCGCTCGGCGCGACCGGCAAGGGAGTGATCGTCGGTGACATCGCCGGCAGCATCGATGTGAACACGCCGGAGCTGATCCGAGCCGACGGCTCGCGCGTCATCGCGGACTACAAGGACTTCACGGGCGAAGGCGGCTCGGTGGAGTCCGAGGATTTGGAGTCGTTCCTCGACGACGGCATGATCGCCGCGCAGGGCCGGCAGGTGTACGACCTCGCCGACTACACCACGCACGCGTTGGCGCAGCCCTGCCGGATCCGGCTCGAAGGCGTCGCGCCGCAGGTGACGCTGGACGCCTACAAGGTGTACGCCACCAACGACTACACCACCACCTCCGCCTTCCTCGAAGCGATCGACTACGCGGTCGGCGTCGATCACGTGAACGTGTTGAACGAGGAGGCCGGCTCGTTCCCGATGCCGGACACCAGTGCGGACCTGATCAAGCAGGCCAACGCCAACGCGATGGCGGCCGGGGTGACCATCACGGTGCCCTCCTATGACGCCGGCCCCGAGAACACCATCTGGTCGCCCGCCTCCCAGCCCGGCGTGATCTCCGTCGGTGCGTCCACCACCTTCCGCTCCTACGCCCAGGCCGACTCGGCCGGCTACGACAGCATCGGCGCGAAGGGCTGGGTCAGCGACAACATCAGCTCCCTGTCGTCCAGTGGTGCGACCGAGCAGGGGCGGAGCATCGACGTGGTGGCGCCGGGCGACCTGGACTGGGCGATCTGTACGGCGAACACGTCGATCGCGCCCGACTGCCTGAACGCCCGCGGCAAGGCCAGCGGCGTGTACCAGTCCGGCGGCACCAGCGAGGCGGGACCGCTGGTGGCGGGCGTGGCCGCGCTGGTGATCCAGGCATACCGGGACACCCACGGCGGCGCCGCCCCGACCCCGCAGCTGGTCGAGCAGATCGTCACCAGCACCGCCGACGACCTCGGCGTCGTCGCCTCGGAGCAGGGCAGCGGCCTGGTCGACGCCTACCGGGCCGTGGAGGCCGCGCGCTCGGTGCGCACCAGCGACGGTGCCTCACAGCCGGTCGGCGACACGCTGCTGACCAGCACCGACCAGCTCGACGCGACGGGTGATCCCGGCACCACCGCGCCGTTCTCGCTGCAGTTGACCAACACCGGCCGCGACGCGCAGACCGTGTCGCTCGCCGGTCGCACGCTCGGTGCGAACCGACTGATCGACAGCAGGACCGTGACGCTGCGCGACGGCGGCCCCGCCTACCAGGACGCGTCCGCGCTGACCCACAACGTGGCCCGGTTCACCTTCACCGTGCCCCCCGGCGCGGACCGGCTCGACGCGAACATCGCGTATCCGGGGACCAGCAGCCAGCAGTCCGCCGACCTGACCCTGCTCGATCCGCGCGGACAGCTCAGCGGCTACAGCCTGCCGCAGGGCGACGGCAGCCACGGGCACATCGACCTGCGTGCCCCGGCACCGGGCAACTGGACCGCGGTGATCACCGACAACCTCGGCAAACCCGCCTCCGGTCCGGCGGGTTACACCGGGCCGGTGAGCTTCGCCGCCACGGTCGCGTCGTTCCACACCTTCGGCACGGTGACGCCGTCGCGGGTCACCCTCGCGCCCGGCGCCTCGACCACGGTGCGCGTCACCGCGCCGCTTCCCGCGCAGGCCGGCGACGAGAGCGCGTCGTTGGCGATCGACTCGCCGCAGGCGGGCCCGGGTGCGGGCCTGAGTTCCGTCCCGATGACCCTGCGTTCGGTCATCCCGGTACGCAACGGCGTCGGCCGGTTCACCGGCAACGTGGTCGGCGGGAACGGCCGCGGTTCGGTACCGGCGCAGACCCTCTTCTACCAGGTGAACGTGCCTGCGGGGCAGCCGGCGCTCGACGTGCGGTTGGCGCTGGGCGACCATGCCACCGATCCGTTCACGGCGTACCTGGTCGCACCGGACGGCCAGAACCCGGCGCGCGCCGGCAACCAGGTGCTGGTGGGGCCGCCGAGCGCGAACCAGACCGTTGTCAGCACCTCGGCCGCGCGGTTGCACGTGCTCGCGCCCGCCGCGGGCTCGTGGACGCTGATCGTCACCTTCAGTAATCCGGTGACGGGGAACGCGTTGTCGACGCCGCTCGACGGCACGGTCGACTTCGCGCCCGTCGTGGCGAGCACGACCGGCGTGCCGACCGGTGGCGTACTGGCCGCCGGCACGTCACACCTGGTCGGCGTCACCGTGCACAACGACTCGACCGCCGTCGAGTCGTACTTCCTCGACGCCCGGCTCGACCAGCAGGCCACCGTGCCACTCAGCTCGTTCACTCCGTCGACCAACCTGACGTTGCCGCTGTCCGCGAGCGCGCCCGAGCCGCAGTGGATCGTACCGACCGGCACCTCGCAGCTCGTGGCGACGGCCAACTCGACGGCACCCGTCATGTTCGACTTCTCGCCGGTGAACGGCGAGCCGGATCTCGCCTCGACGGCCGACGGCAACAACGCCTACGTCAGCTACGCGATGCCGGAGCTGACGCAGGGCGACTGGGACATCGTGCCGCAGCCCGTCGGGTCGTTCGGGGCCGGCGCGGCTCCGTCGTCGGTGGCGAACCTGGGGCTCACCGCGATCACGCAGGCTTTCGATCCGTCGGCCAGTTCACCCTCGGGTGACCTGTGGGAGCTTGGCCTGCACCCGAACGCGTCGTTCAGCCCGGTCGTCGTCCAGCCGGGGCAGAGCACCACGTTGTACCTGAACATCACGCCGAGCGGTCCCGCCGGAAGCACGGTCTCCGGCGACATCTACCTCGACGACGCCAGCTCGCTCAGCCAGAACGGTTACACGCCCACGGGAGACCAACTCCTCGCGCTTCCCTATCACTACACGGTCGGCTGA
- a CDS encoding NUDIX domain-containing protein, translating into MALVLSPAGIVLHLRDDKSWIPHPGCWSLFGGAVEVGELPAEAVLRELQEKLGLDEVACRPLWRVVDTHGDGRLLTIFEARTPLRPDQMVLTEGQALDAFEYDAALELKLAPFCRHVLERYLLESQRA; encoded by the coding sequence ATGGCGCTCGTGCTCAGCCCCGCGGGTATCGTCCTCCATCTCCGGGACGACAAGTCCTGGATTCCCCACCCGGGTTGCTGGTCGCTGTTTGGCGGCGCGGTCGAGGTCGGTGAGCTGCCCGCCGAGGCGGTGCTGCGTGAGCTGCAAGAGAAGCTCGGGCTGGATGAGGTTGCTTGCCGCCCACTGTGGCGGGTTGTGGATACTCACGGCGATGGGCGGCTGCTGACGATTTTCGAGGCGCGCACGCCGCTGCGGCCGGACCAAATGGTCCTGACCGAGGGTCAGGCCTTGGACGCCTTCGAGTACGACGCGGCTCTTGAGCTCAAGTTGGCTCCTTTCTGCCGCCACGTGTTGGAGCGGTACCTCCTGGAGTCGCAGAGGGCCTGA
- a CDS encoding (2Fe-2S) ferredoxin domain-containing protein, whose product MVCRGCCCGTPKVPGLDHRAQLTDLRASLAGVANVRPTDCLDACEQANVIVIQPSAEGRKAGGRPVWLGLVNGPDAAADITAWVKAGGPGLAEAPDILDLYTFAPSRRIRQALDD is encoded by the coding sequence ATGGTCTGCCGCGGCTGCTGCTGCGGCACGCCCAAGGTCCCAGGCCTGGACCACCGCGCCCAGCTCACCGACCTGCGCGCCTCCCTGGCGGGCGTGGCCAACGTGCGGCCCACCGACTGCCTGGACGCCTGCGAGCAGGCGAACGTGATCGTCATCCAGCCCTCCGCCGAAGGCCGCAAGGCCGGCGGTCGGCCGGTCTGGCTGGGCCTGGTCAACGGCCCCGACGCGGCAGCCGACATCACCGCCTGGGTCAAGGCCGGCGGCCCCGGCCTGGCCGAGGCGCCCGACATCCTCGACCTCTACACCTTCGCCCCGTCCCGCCGCATACGACAGGCGCTGGACGACTGA